The genomic region ATGGTAGCACAGTATTGATGTGTGTTTAACAAGGTCTTATTTCAAGTTTCTGATAATCCTATGCAACTGAATTCTACCCTACTTTTCGCCCTGCATCAATCTAAGTCTGTAATCTAACAAAGCTCTAATATCTGGTTCACTCATCATGCTTTGTATTTGCTAACCAGACTTCCCTTCTATTATGTTATGGAATATGAGTTTAACCCACCTTTAACTGGCTCCTAGTTACGATAAGGCCTCAGGGAAACTTCATAGTGATTGTTTAAGTTTCTGTATCTACACCCAAAGCAAATAATTCCAACAAAAAAGTTTGTAACATGATAAACCACTTTGATGCTAAAACATAGGTATATCTCATCACGCATTAGCTTTTGTAGTGGAGCACTTTGCTATTCGCTAGTTGTTATCTTTATATCAGAACCACATAGGAAGATCTCACTGTCAGGGAGCCTAACAATTCCATGTGGGCATCTCTCGTACAAGTTTAACTCGATTATGAGGAAGTTTCTCTTCTGCTAACGGTAGACTTTCATTCTGCTGAAAGACCTAACTTGAGTAGACAGTCTAATGTAAAACTGTTTATCCAAAGTTCTGTAAGTACTGGTACTGTGTTAGATTTTTTTGGCACACACATCCAAAGTTCTGTAATTTAGTTCTTGTCTTATGATGACAGGTATGTTGCAGTTGGGAATGAGCCGTTCTCTTTACAAGGGAAATATATCATATGCCTTCAACAGTTACTATCAGGTCCAAATGCAGAAAGAACAGAGCTGTGATTTCGATGGGCTTGGTATGGTCACTTTTCTAGACCCTTAAATGGGTGAGTGCAGGTTTCTTGTGGGCGTTACTACATCTAGTGCTACTTCCATTTCTCAGCTACAACACAGTTCGGCCAATGTTTGGATTTGGATTCTTATTTCATGGAGTGTTTGGATTTGTGTGATATAAGGTTCCTGAAGCGGGTTTTTCAAAGTCCCTGTCTTCCGGAACTACTGCTCTTTGTGATAAGCATCATAGGATATGAACACTAGTGATCTAGATAAACTATTCCAAGATTTAGTGTAGGTGGTCTGTACTCTGTTAATTGAAATTTACAGCAGGGGAATAAACTAATGACAAGTACAGATTGTCTAAACTGAGAAAAATTAAAATGGTGGTGATGGATTGGAACAGAGGCCATGGCTGTGAAGCTAAGAGATGGGTGGGACGAAGACGAGGGAAAAAAGAAACTCTTCCAAAAAATTGAAGAAAAAAAAAGGAGTAAAAAGAAAAAATATAAAAAAATAAAATCCTACGGGCTAGGCAGACATGAGCCACGTCTATCACGGGCCTAATTACGTCAGTCTGGTTTATGGAGAGAGATGCGTGTTGCAGTTCCCGGCGCAAATGATATGATTGAAGTCAGTCGGTCTGCATGATTGGATTGATGACACCATCATGACTCACTCCCCATCCCCCTTCTAATCTCACTTTCAAGACAAAATTCAGAGAGAAGGAAAAATCTCATCTGAAATTTGACCATGGCTTCTTCTTCCGATTCTTCTATTAAACCACGAGGTAACACCTGCTTCCGATTTCCGATGTTTGCTTGCATCATCATCCTGATGAGTTGTGATTGGTTGAAACAGATGTATGCATAGTGGGCGTGGCTCGTACTCCCATGGGGGGTTTCCTGGGTTCGCTCTCGTCTCTCTCAGCAACCCGGCTGGGCTCTATTGCCATCGAAACTGCTCTTAAGAGAGCAAAGGTGGACCCCTCCCTCGTTCAAGAGGTCTTTTTTGGTAATGTCCTCAGCGCCAATTTGGGCCAAGCTCCTGCCAGGCAGGCTGCTTTAGGCGCCGGCATTCCCACCTCCGTCATTTGCACCACCATCAACAAAGTCTGTTCTTCCGGCATGAAAGGTTCCTCTTCTTTCTCTCCCCTTTAGTTTGCATCGTCATCGTCATCGTCATCGTCATCTTTTGTTGCTTGCTCAGCCGCTATGATCGCCGCACAGACCATCCAGCTGGGTCATAATGATATCGTTGTTGCTGGCGGCATGGAGAGTATGTCCAATGCTCCCAAGTATCTACCCAATGCCAGGTCACCCTTTCCCATGCTTCATACGCATTTCTTATTTCTTCACCTTGTTCAAATAGTCACTAGTTTGTAAACAGACAGGGTTCTCGGTTAGGACATGATAATATTGTTGATGGCATGCTCAAGGATGGTTTGTGGGATGTCTATAATGACTTTGGAATGGGAGTTTGTGCTGAATTATGTGCTGAAAAGTACTCCATATCCAGGGAACAGCAGGTAGGAAACCTCATCTGTCTTTCTCCCCTTTTTTCATCATTTTTCCAACTTGTAGTCAGATCAAATACATAATTTGATATGTTTGGTTTGTATTTAATATACGAGTAAGTACTTCTTTTGACAAGCAAGCAAGACACTTGGGCAATGCTCGTTTATGCTTCTGTATTAACTTTGATGCATTGTTTAGTGAGTGGCTTAAAGTGGTCTGTATCTATGTTTCCTTGCAGGATAATTATGCTATTCAAAGTTTTCAGCGTGGAATTTCTGCACAAGATGCTGGGCTCTTTTCATGGGAAATTGTTCCGGTGTGATTTACTTCTTTTCATAAACAGAAAACACTTCAAACTTATATCGTAGAGTGTCTATGTAAATCTCGATTTTCAAATGCAGGTTGAAGTTCCTGGAGGACGAGGGAAGCCTTCCACAATTGTTGACAAGGATGATGGCTTACAACAGGTATTATAATAGACGGGCTTGGTAATTGACATATAAGTACACTCCTTGTAGAACGCTTTTACAAAGTTTTAGTTTGTAGACAAGAATTTAATTTAATTGATTAAAAATCTATCAGCTATATCTGGATGTCAACAATTTTGACCATAGCCAGTGTCTATGATATAATTTCCCTTATTGTTAATGTCTATGTTCATGCGGACCTTGCTAGTTTGATACTGCCAAATTGAGAAAGCTTCGACCAAGTTTCAAAAAGAGTGGGGGTTCAGTTACTGCTGGCAATGCTTCTATCATAAGGTTCTGCTTTTGATGTCTCATTGGTGTCTCATTTCGGTGCCTCATTTGTTAACAGCGCATAATGGGTTTTGCTTTTCTCTTGGACAGTGATGGTGCAGCTGCACTAGTGCTAGTGAGTGGGGAGAAGGCACTTGAACTTGGGTTACAAGTAATTGCTAAGATTAAGGGATTTGCTGATGCAGCTCAGGTACTGTGAGATGTCTGTTCTCGTTTACCTTGGTTGGATGACACTGTAAATTGTGTTATTGCTGAGACAAGATTGTCTGGACAGGCACCTGAGTTATTTACAACTGCTCCAGCGCTTGCAATACCAAGGGCTATTTCAAATGCTGGTTTGGAGGCTTCTCAAATCGATTACTATGAGATAAATGAGGCATTTGCTGTAAGAATACAGGTTCTTGTTCTTTGATACTACACTTTGATCATAGAGCTTTTGGTGATATGACTATTAATCTCTGCAGGTGGTGGCTCTTGCCAATCAAAAGCTTCTTGGTCTTAATCCTGTGAGTATTCATGAAAAACTTTTTAAATCCATATTGATGATGTGCATTCCGAGTTTTGCAAGCAAGTTGTTCTGGCCATTGTTTCACTTTGCTTTCTTCAGCCCAGTATGAGCAGTTTCACTTTGTTTTCACAGTTTATTTTGCTTATGAATCCAGGAAAGAGTTAACGCCCATGGTGGAGCTGTATCTTTGGGACATCCATTGGGATGCAGTGGAGCTCGTATCTTGGTCACTTTATTGGGGGTAATACATCGGGGTTTATGTGTTGCTGTGCTTCATTTTTTGTGTCTGTTTATGAGCCTGACAATTTAAAGAGCTGCAATGATCCATCCCGCCTTTTCTTTTTGTCCCTGACATGCATCTAGATTATTCCTTCCTTTCAGACAGTTGTTACTTGTTACTTTTGGGTGTCTAAATTGGAGAGTCTTGTTGTTGCAGGTACTGAGGCAGAAAAATGGGAGGTATGGGGTTGGGGGTATCTGCAATGGCGGAGGTGGTGCATCTGCCTTTGTACTTGAGCTCATGTAAGGACTTTACATGTGTTATGTTAGGTTCTGTGGTCTTAAGTTTGATTTAGATTTGTGAAAACTATGAATTGTTTTAAAAATTTCATCAAATGACTGAACAAGTTTGCATCTTGCAGGCCAGTTGCAAGAGCGAGACCTTCCAAGTTATGATAGTTCTGTGTTGGATCATTTCGTTTCACCTTCAACTTTGTAGCTCAATAGAAGGTCTGTACTAGATGTTATTAAGATACCATACCCTCATACCCTGAAAAGAAGGGAGCCAGATGTTATGGCCAAAAACAAATAACATGTAATGAGGAACACATCTGTACTATAACACTATATTACTAATAAAGAGTAGCATGATTTCTCCTCTTGACCTTGCATCAAATCAGTTTTATGTAATGTTAAGTGATCCACAATCAACTAAGAATTGAGACACGTCTGATGCATGAAGCAAACTAGATAGAGAGGAAAGAGAAGCAACGGTGGGGGTCATTTATGTCTTTTTAACCCAGTATCTGCAGATACGGTTAACCACCAGCGTACTTGTCTGTGTTTCCCCCTAAAATAGGACTATGGCAAAAACTTGGACCTCATTTTTTGGGCAGAGCAACGGAACAAGGAAGCCAATTCTACCAATCTTCTTCTCTTTTTCTTTTTCTTCTTTTTCCTTTTGCATCTTTGAGATGATTTGAACTTGTGGGTTTGGGTTGAATCCAACTCTTGCGCGCTGTAATGCTGATCAAAGTTGTTGCTGGAGATTGAACGCAAGTAGATCGGCCGGGTACGTGCCCTCACGTTTTCATGTATTTTCTATTCATGTTTGTTGACAGGCCTTTTCTATCTAAATACTAATTAATATTATGAATATGGCATTGCTTCTCCAGCATTGGCATTGTGCAATCACAAGACAGCTCTCCTTGTACTGGATGTGCCATCAAACCAAACCTTTGTTTGTTTGACTGGTAATTTTGATGAATATTTTCTGTTATTTGTTCAATCAATTTGTTTGAAGCTGATGATACGCGTATGATCGATGGTAATGTCAATTAAATGTTGCAGCTAGAGGAGATCAAAATGGCCAATATTCGCGTAAAGGATCAGCAAAAGACTTCATCGGGGTCTCCAAAGGCGGAGGTGGGAGAGGTTGACACCAGAGCACCCTTCCAATCTGTCAAAGCTGCTGTTAGTCTTTTTGGTGAAGTCGTTACTAAAGGAAAACAAGCATCACCCAAGAAAAAACTTTCCGAGGTGTGCACATTCGTTTCCTATTATCATTTTCGATTGCTAATTGCACATCGTTATCTCAAATGTAAACATCTATTTGCATTGCATGTCTGTTTGTGTTGTCAGAATGAACTGGACAAGGAGACACAGCTTCTGTTGGCCCAGAAAGAACTCACCAGTATTAAGCAACAACTAGGGAGTGCTGAAACCACCAAAGCTCGAGCACTTTCCGAGCTTGATAAGGCTAAGAAAACACTTGAGGAACTAAATACCAAGATCAAAAGTATAAGCCAGTCCAAGCAATCAGCAATGAAAGATGCAGAAGAAGTCAAGGCTCGCGCTAAGAATCTGGAAGAGGTGAAAGCCAGAGAATCAACTGAAGGTGCTGCTTGGAAACAGGAATTGGACCACGCAAGAAACGAGTACACAGGAACCGTCACCCAACTGGATGCTGCAAAGCAAGAGCTCACTAAAATCCGCCAGGACTTTGATGCCGCCTTGGAAGCAAAACTGGTTGCATTCCAACAGGCAGGAGAGGCTCAGCGTTCAGCAAAGGTTAACTCCGATAGGATCACTGAGCTCCAAAAGGAAATTGCAGCCATGCATGGATCCATTGAGCAGCTCAAAGTTGTCTCTATACATGCCCAACAAGAGCAGGCAAAGGTTGTTGCTGAAAGGGAGGCCCGCCTACAAGCTTACAGAGCTGCCAAGCAACAAGCAGAAGACAAACTGCTATCTCTCAGGGAGGAAGTTGATCCTGAACTAATCAAAATTCTGGAAGCAAAGCTTGAACAAACAACAGTGGAAGTTGAGGTATTGCAAGAGGAAATGAGAAAAGCCCACGCGTCCGAGATGGACTCTGTGAGACTAGTGACAATGGAACTGAATGAAGCCACAATGAAGCTCCAGGAAGTTGCTGAAGAAGAGAGCTCGCTTCGGAGCTTAGTTAGCTCCCTCAGGCTGGAAATGGAGGATGTGAAAGGGGAAAAGGCTGAACTCATGAACAAGGAAATGGAACTGGAAGCTCTTACTACTAATCTGACTGCTGATATATCGAAAAACAAACTCGAGGCTGAGCGGGTCAAGGAAGAGGCGGATCGTGCGGCACTCCAGCAGTTGTCATCAAAAACTGAAAGTGCAAGACTGGAAGTGGAGAAGATGAACCAAAATGCTGCTCAACAGAAGCGAGAAGCTGAAGATAATCGAAACTCAGCAGAGGAAGCAGAGAAAAAACTTAAAATTGCACGGGAAGAAGTTGAAGTTGCAAAAGAAGCAGAGCAAAATGTCCTGGAACAGCTCAAGGCCTTATCTGGGAGACTTCATGACACAGCAGAGAGCGTTACTCCTAGTACAACTGGGAAGATCAAATTATCATTGGAGGACTATGAATGTTTGAGTAGGAAAGTGAAGGAATGTGAAAGCTTAGCTGAGATTAGAGAGGCAGAGTGCATTGTCCAAGTAGAAGCCATCAGGGTGAGAAAGAAAGAAGCAGATAGGAAGTTGGAGGCCAACTTAAAAGCGATAGAGGAAATAAAGACTGCAACTGACTTGGCATTGAAAAACGCAGAGTCGGCAGAGTCGGCAAAATCAGTGGTTGAAGGTGAACTTCGCAAGTGGCGTCAAGAAGAACAGACGGTGGTGGCAGGCGAGTCATCAAGGTCACCCTTCTAGCATTTTGCTTCCCACTTTTCAAGCTCACCAGTCAAGGCAGTCTTATTATGAGAAAATGTATCTTATTTCAAACTAAGCTCAAGTTTGCTAAAAATTAACAGCGTTGAAGGATGATATACATAATGATAGTGTAATCATATTTCTTCTGCTAAGTGTCGTGAAGAAATTTTCTGTAGAATTTTTGCAAGAATGTCAAATGAAGGTTTTGAATCTCAAAGAAACCAACTGCACATCATTTGAGCACTGTGACTATTAATTTTGATTCCAAAAATATAATTAGAAAAACAACTTCTCCCACCAAAAGCTAAAGCCCAGAAAAATAAAAGAAAAACAACCCTTACTCAGATGGAATTGCTAATAAATTATAACAGGTTTATCTGTGCAATTACTACATAATTTACAACTGTGAATAAAAATGATAAGTATCGGCTGCACTACAACACGTACTGGCTACCGATTATCCAGCTACATGTCAGATCACATACATTGAGTTTGCTTTCCCTTTCCCTTGTGGAATTTACTTGGATGAAATTCAAGTAACTGCCATTACAACCAATTAGTGTGCAGAGCTGCAATTGTAGTACCAATAGAGCAAGATTCCATGTTGAGCATCTTTTAAACAGAGCAACCATGAATGGGCTAGTTATGACACTGCAAAGTACCACGGTGTGCGGTTCAGTCACCATTGATTTTAAGGTCACCAAATGAGTCAGATACCCCATTGCCGTTACCAAATTTGTTGAACTCATATTCTATTGTTTTGGCAATCTGTGTTCCTTCTGCAGCAGGCTCAGGTACGTCCACATGAAAAGAACCCTGCTTGATGGGTTGAACAGATTCATTGATGAAAGATTGCTGCTTGATGTAGTCGTAGAGCTGTTGATGAAAATGGTGATCCAAGGAGAAGCAATTGTCGCTTCCATTCTGTGATCGAGACGATCCAGAACCTTCTCTTTTACAGAAACGAGGAAGAGATTCATAATCCATTATCTACACAAACTCAAACATAACTACAGGATTAGTCCATTGGAATACAAGGTTAGACTCTTTCACCATCCAGTTGTTTATCTAATTGTTTTTCCTTCCACCCAGTTGCAACTATCAATCAGAGATCGAATTTTTCCAGAGAAATAGACTTCTAATCATTGACATAAAAAAAAAGAAGCAAGGATTGGTCTGATGAGACATTTGGAAAACACATGGGTACTCAGAGAGTGTGCAGGAGAGTAGTTTATGCCCATGAATAATTCAACTAATAGAGACATGATTTGTAAATAATTCACACATATTCAATACTGAAGCACTAACCATCACAGGAAAAACATTGTACCTTCAACAACTCATCTGTACCACAACCAGACAATACTTGTACTTTTCTCCTTGTCCTCTCCTGCAAAAGGGGCTTGACAACCTGCCAATAGTCCAAGAATTAAAACACTGCTATTTCCAAAAGTATATAAATAACAATTTAAGAACAAATATAAGCATCATACCTCTACGGCAAATTGCTCACACAATAAAATTCAGTTAAATACAACACAGGAATCCACCATATCATAAAGATCATAAAGGCTAACCTTCCAACAAGCTGAGAATATGTAAGGCACATTTACAATGTAGTACGTACTTGTCTTCTCTGGGTAATTCAAATCATCAACTGTTGATATAATTGTCAACAACTGTGCAGAAGTAAACCAAAACGGCAATGAATATTACGAGGTTTAACAGATTCCAAATCTTGCTATGTGCGTAATAAGTATTGAAAAATTTTGCTACGTGGGTACAATAGGAAAGAACAACGCAGTTCAAACTGTAATGAATTAACTAAAATTATGTGATATGAAGTTATATTGACTCGTACCTTAATGTGGCTTAGTGCTGAAAGCTTCAAGCCAGTCATATCTAAAACTTTCACACACGTGGTAATAGGCTTACCATACTTCTTCGACGCAGAAGGCTGCAACCAAATGCACATATCAGAAATTGACATGAAAACTTCCGAGACTCCAAGATCTAATACTTACCAAAATAACACGATCTCGATATTCATTGATTTGAATGTGTGACTGCACATAGTAGTGAACCTGAAAGGAAATGACTAGTTCATAATGAGCCCAAGCATCAAGGTGAAGTAGCAGAAGCACACATTTTTCAAATTCAGAAACTTTTGTCTTAGAAGATGGTCTACATAATCATATTACTTACTGACGCTTTATCAAATGTACTTAACCCAACCCCAATAGCAAAGACTGGCATACCCTGAAAAGAAATAAAAATGACATAAACGTGCAGGAGTGCAGCACAACAAAACATGAAAGTAAAACTAGCAGCAAAGTAACTATCGATTATAAATAAAAACAGTAATAGTATGTTTTGACGACGTAATAATCATGATCCAGTCTCACCCTCCTCCCCTGACAATGGAACAGGATATTGCAGGATTGAAATTGCAGACAGCGTTGGGGCATAGTGAGAAAACTACAAAGATCATAAACAATATAGGTTTTCAGTAAGAATGAGCACCTCTCTAGAGTAACCTGAAAGGCCTATGAGCTGTGAGTCTCGCACTCCTCTGTACAATTCAATTGGAAGTATGGGTTTCTGCAAGGATGAATAAGACTCTAATAATGTAAGCATTCTTTGACTACCACAGGGGCTAAATAGATTGTTAATTTGGAAGTGACTGAAAAAAGAACAGAATGTTGGGCAAGCATGGGAATGGGAATAACTTACAGCCAATATATTGTCAATCTCATTTTGCACCCTCCAGTTTAAACAATCTATCAACTGGAACAACATATAGTATCATTTGAATCCAAAAAAGAAAAAGAAAAAGTGAGCAGGGATTTCATTGCATGAAATTTGAAGCAAAAGTGCGCATGTTACCATTTTATGGGCTTTGACAACATTCCACTCTCTTGCTCTGAGAAAACGCCCAAAAGTCTCAACTAGATATCCTTGGTGCACATTCTATGAATCAAATAACAACATTTGGGATTAGCCAAGCAAGTAGATAGACCCAGAACAAGTAGCAAAGGCCAAAATTTGAAGAGAGTATTTCATTAGCGAAAAAGGAACTACATTAAGTGTTCATTACCGAAAAACAGCTAGAGAGGAAATGATAAAAATAATTTCCATAATCTGGAAATAAAAAAAGCAGCAGTTTGACTGATGCTATCAGACATTCAAAATCATTGAATTAGATTTGTCAGATTGAGACGAAGATGTACAAACATGTTTTGAGTGAGGCACAAAATGCAAACATTGAGAAAAGTTTCAGCATTTGATGAATTCGGAATCAGCAAGTGACTAATACCAAGCTCCCCGAATTCAACAAATCAGAAGCCCGCACACACACACAGAGTTTAAACAAGAACAAGTATTCAAAGTAGAGTAATAAAGTAGAGAAAACAAAAAGGGAAGAAGAAAGTAGAAGAACAAACTAGTTTGAGAGTTGAGATGAGAAAACGCGAACCTGAAATGTTATCTTGAGGGGTTCATCAACTGGCATTCCAATAGTAACAAACAAAATGAGGAACAGGAAGAGAAAAGAAGAGGAGAAAGAAAGAAAGAAGGAAAGAAAGAAAGGACCTTGATCCATCAAAGCTTGGAATTGCTTGATCGCCTCCTGAGAAACGATCCCCATTTCAATCACTGAGCAAAACAATCTCAAAGTCTGAAACTGATGATCGAGAGAGCCAAAAAGAGGCAGGAGGATCGAGGAGGCAAGACGAACAAGTGGTAAAGCAGTCTCCTTTTGACTATGTTTTATTGTTAAGCACTTGCTCTCCGGAAAGGATTTGTTTATGAGAGAAAGACAAAAACAGCAACACAGTGCGTGACTCCACACTCCTCTTCTCTTTCTCTCTCTCACACACACAGAACTAAACTAGAGAGAGAGAGAACTAGAGGAGCCAACAGCGAGAAGAAGAGAGGTCATTTTTCAATATTATTTAACCAAGGCGGGCCTACCAACCCGCTTTTCAATACCCTAATTATTTGTTTCTGGGTTTTGCTCCTGCTATATTAATGGCATAAGTTTTTCTTTCTTTAATTTGTAGGTGCGAAATTGTGAATGGAGCAGTTCTTTTTTTGTCGAATGGAGTGGTTGTTACGATCATGGTCACAGTTAACCTCACTTATCTTACAAATCTATACAGCTTTTTCACTTATCTTACTTATCTAGTTATCTTAGCTTCACTTATCTTCCGATTAAAAAGAAAGAAACAAAGTAAAGGACACAAGAAAATAGTAGTTTTTTTTTTTATTCAAATCAGAAATAGTAGTTTGATCCTGCATGCTCATGAGGGTGCAAAAAAGAGATCGAGTGAATGAATGAAGGATGAAAGAGAACGGAAAAGAGAGATGGAGTGACGAAAGATTCCATTATAGTACTGGTAGTCTTGGATGGAGCCGAAGCACTTGATTCTTTCTTATTTTTGGAGTAGCAGGAAAAATATTTATTTATTTGGCGGGAAGGAAGTTAGTATCACCTACGTACGTTCAAGTAAGGTTTTTGTTTTTGTTGTTTATCGATCATGATCTGCATCTGCACCCTACGTACGTACGTACTTCTTTAATTTTATATGATATGACTAAGGAAGCTTCCCGGCCTCCTCCCATGCACCCACTTTTTCATACATGAACCAATGGATATATGGGAGTAGCTACCATGGAATTGGACGGTGGTGCCGACCATCGGTTCCACCATTCTCGAATCACGACTCAATTCCTTTAACTAGGCCACATGATCCAGTAGTGATCCACAGCATATATGACATGACCCATGATCAGATTTTGGGC from Fragaria vesca subsp. vesca linkage group LG3, FraVesHawaii_1.0, whole genome shotgun sequence harbors:
- the LOC101302909 gene encoding probable acetyl-CoA acetyltransferase, cytosolic 2-like, with the translated sequence MASSSDSSIKPRDVCIVGVARTPMGGFLGSLSSLSATRLGSIAIETALKRAKVDPSLVQEVFFGNVLSANLGQAPARQAALGAGIPTSVICTTINKVCSSGMKAAMIAAQTIQLGHNDIVVAGGMESMSNAPKYLPNARQGSRLGHDNIVDGMLKDGLWDVYNDFGMGVCAELCAEKYSISREQQDNYAIQSFQRGISAQDAGLFSWEIVPVEVPGGRGKPSTIVDKDDGLQQFDTAKLRKLRPSFKKSGGSVTAGNASIISDGAAALVLVSGEKALELGLQVIAKIKGFADAAQAPELFTTAPALAIPRAISNAGLEASQIDYYEINEAFAVVALANQKLLGLNPERVNAHGGAVSLGHPLGCSGARILVTLLGVLRQKNGRYGVGGICNGGGGASAFVLELM
- the LOC101293178 gene encoding WEB family protein At1g12150-like, giving the protein MANIRVKDQQKTSSGSPKAEVGEVDTRAPFQSVKAAVSLFGEVVTKGKQASPKKKLSENELDKETQLLLAQKELTSIKQQLGSAETTKARALSELDKAKKTLEELNTKIKSISQSKQSAMKDAEEVKARAKNLEEVKARESTEGAAWKQELDHARNEYTGTVTQLDAAKQELTKIRQDFDAALEAKLVAFQQAGEAQRSAKVNSDRITELQKEIAAMHGSIEQLKVVSIHAQQEQAKVVAEREARLQAYRAAKQQAEDKLLSLREEVDPELIKILEAKLEQTTVEVEVLQEEMRKAHASEMDSVRLVTMELNEATMKLQEVAEEESSLRSLVSSLRLEMEDVKGEKAELMNKEMELEALTTNLTADISKNKLEAERVKEEADRAALQQLSSKTESARLEVEKMNQNAAQQKREAEDNRNSAEEAEKKLKIAREEVEVAKEAEQNVLEQLKALSGRLHDTAESVTPSTTGKIKLSLEDYECLSRKVKECESLAEIREAECIVQVEAIRVRKKEADRKLEANLKAIEEIKTATDLALKNAESAESAKSVVEGELRKWRQEEQTVVAGESSRSPF
- the LOC101303197 gene encoding SEC14-like protein 1-like, which codes for MGIVSQEAIKQFQALMDQVDEPLKITFQNVHQGYLVETFGRFLRAREWNVVKAHKMLIDCLNWRVQNEIDNILAKPILPIELYRGVRDSQLIGLSGYSREGMPVFAIGVGLSTFDKASVHYYVQSHIQINEYRDRVILPSASKKYGKPITTCVKVLDMTGLKLSALSHIKLLTIISTVDDLNYPEKTSTYYIVNVPYIFSACWKVVKPLLQERTRRKVQVLSGCGTDELLKIMDYESLPRFCKREGSGSSRSQNGSDNCFSLDHHFHQQLYDYIKQQSFINESVQPIKQGSFHVDVPEPAAEGTQIAKTIEYEFNKFGNGNGVSDSFGDLKINGD